aacaactagaggggcgagtagaacagaaagaaacaatatatacaaatatcctgactcccgggaatcgaacccgggccgtcAGATCACAACACTAGCAACGTAACTGATcaagccaaaagcctgacaggcgtttggcatggttacccccactgttacaactgCTTACCTTTAGGCCAATCAGCTATCTTCTGTGAGAGTTGGTCCATGGCGATTTTCATCTGCTCCAACTCTGCTTTGAGAGCGTTCTCGTTCCCACAATTCAGCACTGTATTCCCACAGTTGCACACACATTTCTCGTCTGACGGTGGTTTACAGACGGACTGGGCAGAGCTCAAGAACACAAACGTCACAAGGAACGTTAAGAGGCAGGGAAAAGACGACGCCATGACGTTAAAATGCTTCCTGACAGGCTAAAAGGAAACGCTGTCAACTGTGGGTATGACGACAAGGAAGTTTTCGCTCCCAAGTTGAAGCGTCATTCTACACTATTGTTTTTGGTCCGATCTATGGGTGTACATTTCACTCGCTCTTGTGTAGTACAGGAAGTTTTCGCTCCCAAGTTGAAGCGTCATTCTACACTATTGTTTTTGGTCCGATCTATGGGTGTACATTTCACTCGCTCTTGTGTAGTACACAATACTAGTCTCAAGTACGTGGTTGGAGTGGCCCGACCTGGGAGGCCACACTCTGGGTCCTGGTGGCTGACTACGTATACGATTATCTCAGTGCAATTTGTTATAATTTTAGTTACTGCACTGATTAGTGCCAGTCATCACACTTCAGGCGAAAGTGTCGAGTTTTAATGTGGAgttcaacatgtacaaaatgcacaatgCTATAGAAGTCACCACCACTTTACCTTAGTACAAAATTTCTTACCGGCACCCCTATAACTTTGTAAAATGGTAGAGCCCAATTTCCGATTTCTTGTTGAAAAGTTTTGCATATCATTTAACATCAGCATAAATCATAGCTTCACCTCCACCATAACCCCTCCCAAATCCTTGAACATTTCCATCCTTACTCTGTGACATCATAAGACTAGTTTTACTGTCAGGAAAACATAGAAGATTAATCGGTGTTCATTCATTGCTATACACATCTTGCATTTCATACATATTCTTCTGAATTCACAAGGCTGAAACTGTTCAAAATCTTAATAgataagttttgaaaaaaagaagttaaatCAAGAAAAAAGTTCTTGTACCTTGGAGTGAGATGTTATGATAATTGACAAGTGTCAGGCATCTAAATGTGTTAAGCTGCCCAACGTTCTATACGTACTGGGGTGTGTGGCACAAATATAACATTCTAAAGCATTAAGCTTTGACTGATTTCCAATACAGTTTGTGGCGATCTCTGCTTTCCCTCTTTGAAATCTAATTAGATTTCCTCACAAATTTTGTTCATTCTTGacctttttaaagattttttagTCTTCCGTACGGTGCAGGAACTTTCGCTATGGGATTTTGTTATCATGGACTTTTCAAGCCGGCTGTGACAGAACGATCTACCAAAAAAATCTAAGTCAGACTTTTCGGTAACAATACTGCTGAATTTTGTGCGAAAAATGCACAACTTACCCCAAATGCACCCAATCTGCGATTGTACGACAATAGTAACATGAGTTACACTTTCCAGAAAGTGTGAAAAACCTTCACTGCATGCTATTTCTTACACTGATATTGACATACAAAAACACTACAAGAACAGTCTGCAAATTCATATCTTTATCCATACTTGCATGTTTACAAAGTGCCATGATCCAACCTCCAAACATACAATGAGCGTACCTAACATAAATTGGGTAATACCATGTTAAAATGGTCACATACGTAGGCCCAGgtaagaacatacatgtagtatcctTCTCTGAGTGCACACTGTTCACAGAATAAGTGTAAGTTCCCATTCTTCAGAATGCAACATTGCTATTATTTTAGTATTAAATCTTCTCTCCTCATTTGTAAAGATTCTAAGCACCGCTATTGGTAGAAAATGGCAATTTCGCCAACCTCTCTGTAGAAATCTACTGAGAAAAGTCGTTTTTGTAAAGACTAACCATCTATGCAGAGCCTGTCAGCGTTGCACACATTGAGAGGAAATACACCAATTCTGTACAGTAATAACATGGTGTCAAGAGGTGGGATTACACATATTCAGAGAACATAAACTAACATGTACTCTTCTCCAGGCCTACTGCATAACCGATATACCATTACTCATAATAGTTGATTTACACCTCATACAATAACCCCTCTCTCTCACCAGCCTTAcacaaaggtacaatgtatatgtacaactgTAAACCATAGTCAACACAACTTTCAAAGAAATTAGACAGTATGAACCAAACCATTGGAAGCTTTGTGCTTGTACAAAGTAAAAAGATATTACAGCCAGCTCTATAGTATAAcacttttgtttacaaaagtcATCTCCTTAAACCTTTATATACCAGTTAATTGTTGCAAATAGTTACTACACCATGGACCTGGTAAGATTTTTAACAAACTTTCAGAATAGTTTcttaaaaaatcaaacaaattttacctttGTCTACCATATATCAGTTCAACATATTTTCTCAAGTGTCCCTTCTTGTCTTACTCTTGTAACCTCTGCTTCAAAACATTTCCTTATACGGTATTTCATATTTGTGAAATGGTTAATACAAAACTTTCTGATAATTGTCTTATCGTCAGACAAACTTGGACAAGGGCAAAGGACTGTTCGATCAATTTTACCACAGAGATTCTCTTTAAGTCAAATGTAACGATTTCCAGCCAATGACAAATTATCAAACAACGTAGCAGTATGTGATTCCATCCGTCATTCCAttaaaacaatgacaaaaacaatttcAGATATTTTTCTAGGCAATAATATGATGCTTGCATTACTAGTATCTTAGTTACACAGCTTACCATGATAGATTGTATCAATTTTTAACATATCAAAAGATGTAACAGTAAGGATAGGTTTTAGTTCACACTCCAGGTGTAAAATTGGCATTAAAACTGACCAGTACACTTTTCAAAGCACTTTTAAAACAGTACCAGTTAACCCTCCCCCTACTACCTTACCCCATAACCAGTACAAATATGGTGCCAAATGGGTTACAGGATTTGAGGGGTTAAGTTTTCCTTTAGGGAAGCAGATTTCAGCTCCAATGtaaagttttacctgcatgtgAAGTGTTTCATTTCACTGGGACTTTTACACAACTAtcagttcaagttttgaaatcTCTTACAACAATTTTTTCTATCATTAATGGCTTGTATGTTGACAGATCTAAGAGTCTGAGAACAAAGTGGCCCAAATGTGTAAGTTGGAATCATAACATGGTGTCAGAGGTGGGATTACACATATACAGAGACATAAACACTTGTAGATATACCTATCTATACACACAAGTATCTAGTGTATACTACCTATAGAGAATATGCCTGGTCTGGGTCTCAGTTCAATTTCCCAAATACAAATGGAAAGATGGCATTTTCTTCTACCATTATGACTGCTATCTCTCAAATTTCTGTATACATTCGTAATGAACAATTATGCTGCATGGCCTTGCATTATATACTTACAActaaagaaaatgattttaaaaaacatCCTCCATTTGAAggttttaaaatcaattttctATTGTCTATATAATTGCTTTTAGTTGGTTGTTTTGCCTTCTGTCCAATAAAATTGTCACACTAATGACAAGACTTGTCAGGGTTCTTCTTTATTAAGAATATGCCAACTTTCAGTCATTGTTAAGACTGTGCtttatgtacaaatacagttttcttatacccccgtcacatgtagcgaaaatcgatcggacgacgggtctgcgagctctaaattacgaagaggcatgaccctgatgggaaggggggaactctgccatttcttcgtcgacagcagggtcatgcctcttcgtaatttagagctcgcagactcgtcctTCGATGGATTtttgctacatgtgaggggggtattagcacAGAAGTGTTGAGGGCCACTTCACAAATTTTCAGCTGAAGCTAGACTAGGACCTATGACTGCTTTTCAGTAGAAAAGAGCTGGAAGAGGTGCTTTTCTTTCAGAATTCCGAGAAATTCCATAGCACGTGGAAAGAGACACAAGCACGCACAAAAAGTGTCCGAATTTGACATCATCGTCACAATGACTCCAAAGCAGGAGAAGTTGACACTAGTGTCACCGTATGCACCATGACATATCAATAGCTATGGCAGTATagatatacaatgtcatatatatatacaatatctgTCCACATCAACAATCACTTATTTTGCTCAGTGCATTTTGGAGGAAGAAATTCCTTAGAAATGTCCACAAACTTCTAAAAAAATCTATTGAACTAAGAAAACATGTTCTTTGAAGTTCCAAAATAGTTTGTGTATCTTACAACACAAAAAGCAATACTTTGTTTCTCTGTTGCAAGAATGAATCTTTTGGCATGGAAAATATGAATGTATCATATAACTACTCATATATTTGATGTCTGCTGACAGGGCTTAATAACACtttatctttatttgtttgattaCAAACAAGATGAAATTCTGGCCGAATCAATAATCTGTACAAGTCAATGGACTTTCTCAAATTCACTCCTCACATAATATGCACATCCTCTTAATTAAGTTAAACATAATTGATCTGTAAATATCTCTACGAAAGCAGGCAGAAAACCTTGGGAATTCCTGAGAATCTGTTCACTTATCATTCCATGGACATTTTTCCACAATATTCCTCAAAGATTAGACTTCTCATTCTGTCCGCGGGAATTCTGCCCACTTGTTCTAGAAGGTCTAGCGAACGCTTTACGTTCCTAAAGGTTCCACGTAGTTTCCTGGGAAGAGTCCGTGGGCGCCGTTCATGACGCCCTCGTACCAGCCGTCCTCGTTCTTCTTGATCACGTAGATGATCTGGCCTTCGTTGAACGACAGCTCGTCCTCTCGTTCCCTTTCGTAATCGTACACCGCAACCACTGCGGGGAAAAATGATAAACAGTGAGAACAGTACATGAGTTTTCACAATTTATTTATAGTGCGGAATATCTTTGTGTATAATAAGGTCTTACGGCAGCCAATAACATGCAAGCCTAAAATGTTTGCTACTCAGTCACGTTTGAGATTGTGGTctcgccacaaaagcgccacctacatcggctacatatagtggcgagaagcagaactctgaagctctgaagaagatgtctgacagacatcgaaacatcagctaaggtgagattaactgtgtgaaaaagaaaactcctatatcctaaAATGTCTGGAAAACAGACTTGTATAGAACACCCTAAAAAGTACTGCAACAATGTTGGAAACAGGCAATTAACAGCTATAACGCAACCACCACCGATGCATGTTCTACAGAATACAACAGCACAACTTCATACACGTACCCCTCCATACATATACCATACATTTCCGTTCAATTTTTCCCCAGACTGAAATCTATAAGAAATACCAAATCAAATATAAAGAGTTACAAGGGAAAATGCTCAAACAAAACAGGATCTGATAGAAGCGAACcttaacataaacataaagcagtacagtcaaacctgtctatagcagccactcaagggactggagaaatgcgGCCAATATatacaggtggccactatagagaaaatcaATTAACTACGAGcaaaagttacacatgatttcagtacccacggATATTTCTCGCCAAGTAACATTGCCTTGATTGTCTCAAAATTCAGCTGACCCTgacaaagtcaaatctactgattcggaaaatgactgatatttcTGTGCGtcatgttggtaaattcgcccACAAGAACTtgcgctctaacgttcaaggcaagCGTACCTTCCCCTAccaccaaaatgaccctgtcagaaACTCGATATCCTCTAAAACCATGACTTCGAACCCGGCACAAGGTGACACATGGCCGCTGTATTGTCACAATAggtagtgtttctgtatctacgagACCAGTACTTGTGTGGCTGTGGTCAGATTGGACAGATGGCCattatagactatttcttaaatGCTTAGATCAAtcggaaaaatccaagggaccaacaaataGTGCCaggcaatggccaggtggttgctatgcaaaggtggctgctaatacaggtttaactgtacatGGAAAGCAAAGGGGGCTAATGAATTTTATTTTAGCCACAGCATGCTGGCAAATAAGGTAATTAGCTATGTTTCTTAGATTTGGATGTACTGACCTTTCTCTAAGAACTGTGCAGGCATCCAGTTGTCGTCGTTATCGCGTCCTAGCGGAGGGGGCGGGGGCGGCGTGTGGGAGTGTCCGTAATCAAACATGTCGTTCTCCATGTCGGGTGGTGGCGGTGGAGGAGGGGTGGGGGAAACTGTCCGACACAAGTGGAAACGGTTAATGCAAACGTTTCTATGTAAATAGCTGAACTCCAAATACCAAAAAAGCAAACTGAAAGCAGACAAGCAAAGAAAATTATCTTCTGCCTTAAAATACAAGCATATctaaaaatgtcaatttttttcgTTGATAATACAAAGATTTTCAATTCTGCTTTGCATAATATCTACATATCCCTACAGCCAAGGATTTGACAAAGTTTATCGACTAAAGATCAAAAGACTGCTGTGTAAAAGGATATGCTGCAGACAAATAACTGTTACTAAGGCAATAGTCAATACATGCAGTTCATGCTGCATGCACTAGAGGGCACACATGCACAACTATGTCCAGAGATCAATATATCTTGACTCAACATTATGTATAGAAAGAGATGGATTAATATATTTCCATCCATAACACACACAACCACTTTTGATCTGCCATCTTGATATTAAACGAGTTCTCAAAATGTGATTTTAATAAATTGCCAAACAGTGAAACTGAGTTATCCTGATCATGTGACCTCTGGCAATGATGTAATCAAGATGGCTGACCAATCAGCAAACAGAACTGTTCTGAACATTTTGTGAGCAGCTTTTGGCTACATTTGTTAATTTGTACAAGAGAGATGTATGGTATAAAAATTTCAGAAGAGAACAGTTAGTCTAGTGTGCTAGGCAGGGTTTTGAAAGGGTGGTTGTCAACTTCCTCGGACATACAACTATGTtaaaagtgagaaaagtcgaGTTAGTAGAAAAGTTTATGTCATACAACTACTGACATTTCTTATGtcaatatgaattatgatacaGCAGAACATAGTATAACAGTGTGGAACAAGGCTTGAAAATTGCTACATTAAATGTAGGTGCAAAGGGTGTGGTTAGATTTCTGCTTTAGCAGAGAACTAGAATAGTGATAATATACTTGTAGCTGTTTATAGCAAGTGTCAAAAGACAAGTGTTATTCACTTTTTAAGATATACATGTCacggttggacaagtccattagcccgattgtccaaGGCAATTGAAAGTTCCGATCGGGCAAGCGTATGTCCTAACTTACTTGCCCGTATGGACTTTTCCATGAGCGAGATTTTGTTACTGGTCACTTTTCACAATCAAggtatcaagcattggtcaacacagaaagataaagccaataataaaagaattcccttgctggaaaaaaaataaatagaaaacgTCATTTGGATTCGTTTAGAAAAGTTGGTTCCGGCAAGTCATTTtttgtacttgcccgataggacaagtgaattttagaaaatttgtccaaccctgcatgtacatgtatatcagaaaCAAAAGTTATACCAGTACTTGGCATAGTAGCAAGTTTGTAAAAGTACAAGCAGATGTACCAGAGATGACAAAAGATCAACAAGATTGGTTGATTCCAAACACAGACAACAGATTTTAGTTTATAGACAACTGGTCATTTTTGGTTAAAACCATGCAAACAGTTAAAGAAAACTTCAGTGTAGATGAAGGGTCTCGGATAAATAGTAGTCATGCCACATCCAGACATTAGGGGCAGGTCCTCAATGGTTAGCTTTGTTACCAAGTACATCAATAGTAGCGAGACAAATTCACAGGCACGTAAGTATGTAAACAAGTATCCACCAATCAGGTGAGCTGTGATGCAAGCAACAGGTGCTAATTGGCTGGTTTAAACACAAGCCAACTATGTGAAAAAGTGCTGATTGGTTAGTCTGAACAAGAACAGCcaataaagaataaaatgtgCTGATTGGTTAGTTCAGAAACAAGACCACCAATAGGAAGTAAGCCATGAGGTAACCACCACCTTCAGGCTGTGCATCATGATTGTAGCTGGAACGTTCTACGTTGTGTGGAGGGGTGCGAGGGGCAGAAAAAAGGGGCTGTTTTTGCAACCAAGAAATCCGTGCTGCAAGGGGGGCAGAACCTAGGGCATAACGGGGAAACAAGGATGGCACATGGAGGAGTTGGACTAGAAAATAAACcttttaacaacaacaaaaacatcaaatcAAAAAACGGCAACCCATGCAAATAAGCCATGTCAAGGGCACAAAATATCATACTTAAGTGTAAACGACTGAAGACTTGTTCCTCCAAACTCTTAATGTTTAAGCTTTGAACGAAAATATGACAGGCTATTTCAATCTTAGATCTTGTATTGAGCTTTCAAAGACATACAATAGCCTTTTCTTTTCTGGTTGTGTGCTAGACAATAAACCTTTAGAATATGTTTTAGATTGAAATCAGACATTAAATACTTTGTGCaccttgaaatgaaaaaaaaaacacagagaaACATCTGGACAAAATACAAAGTGCAGATTAGCTGATAATTATTAATCAACAACACCAAAAATCAAGGCAAAGAAAACATGGgagtgaaaagaaaagaaagaacaagCCCTCTCACCATCCGACCGGCTGGCTCTCTGTGCGGCGAATCCCGTGAGGGGGATGTTGGGGGCGGCGctgggagggggtggggggagaGGGGCTGACATGGAGGAGGGAGGGGCTGATgttggagggggtggggggtttgGAATGGATGATGATACAGGTGGAGggggtggtgggggaggggggatgttTGAGGAGGGtggtggaggaggaggaggagggggtggggcATTTGAAGACGgagcagggggagggggaggggggttgggtGCAGAAgttggtgggggagggggtgcaggAATGTTTGAAGGAGGTGGGggtggtggagggggagggggtggtggtGCCATGCCCcctggggtgggggaggggggtggagggGCTGATGCTGTGGGGGGAAGAGAGATGACAGATGTGGAAATaagtgcaaaacaaaaacatggtgACAACAGTAATCAAATCATACAACTCAGGTGAGAATGTGCAACTTTAACCTCCGACCTTTAACCCATGGAACCAAGTCCTCATTACTcaaatattgtatatgtatgaagAAATAGTCCAATATATATGACATAGGCAgttcatgtacatatacactTGTAAAGCAAACTATTGAAGATCAGGtataaactactattcatggtacgttacatgtacatcatatacGAGAGACACTGTAGACACAAGAAATTAAAGACCCTTTTTACAGTACCCAATCTTCAATATCACAGATAACAAAAAACTATTATTAATATAAAAGAAAGCACATTTTATTACAACTAGTCCTTATGAATACCTTGATCATTGCAATCTATGGTAACTAATACCAACAGAAATGGTACTAAGACCTGCCGATTCTCCCCAGACTTACTTGAAGCTTGTGAGACTTGTTGCATGTGAGGAGGCCTCATGCCGACACCACCGTTAGCCATGGGGAGCTGAGAGGTGGCGTTTATCCTTCTGTAGGAACAAAATGGGAGGTAAAGAAGTCATCCTCTATTGAGCTCAAGTATGATGCTTTATTTTCTATTGTCCAAAACTGTACATCCTGAAATATTTGCAATTGTTTTACTTTAGccttgacatactgtaaatgcattcaagtgtGCAGGGAATTAATTTTTGCGGTAGGGGGGAAAGTGGggtgttcgtggtggttttgagtttgggGTAGCGCCATCTACTGTCATAGAAAAATAttcatggtggttttgagttcgcggtgaattggcaacacaaaaactgagaacataaaaccacagtgaacatttacagtatttactaTGAATGCATGACACAGTGAATATGTACCCTTTGTATGACTACTGTatcacaaaaacatttcaactgTGAACTTTAAACACTGTGAAACCCTCCTCTGAATGCTGCAAAAGTaagtgaatttacagtactacatagTTGCTCTTCATGTTTTTCAACTCAATGATGCACTTTTCAGATGTAACTTACAGTGTATACGAAAATGCACTATTCCAATATTGATGTTTCAGTAGTGAAAAAGAGTGCTTCCATAGAGATTGACACCTTGCTAGTAGGAAAATTCAAAAGAATGGAATTGATGTGAAATTGAAGGAAAACCCTCACCTATAGCCAGGCTCCTCCCCACCAGGGCCTTGGCTGGTCCTGTTGGCATGACAACAAGACATTTCTCAGAAAAGTACAAAAGGTAAAAGAGATAGCAAGTGTTGATAGTCCACAGAATACTAGAAGTATAGAGTGCAAAGATAGCATTACCGGTATTCATTTTTTGCTTGGATGTGTAAATAATCTGCCTATTCTTGCTTCCAGAGCAAAGAAAGAGTTAGTAAATCCCAAGTTAGACAGTATAAagaatggaaagaaaacatgcaACCACAAGAATTGTTAAACTgttgcatttgtttgtttttaccgttttgtgttgttttgtaatAAAGCTACACAGATCTACATGCAGGACAAAGAAgacaagcagatgtttgaatgataaaaacattttgaaGGTAATAGTTTAAAAAGGTATTACAAGACAATTGCTGCTACCTTAGAGAGGCAAGCATGCAAAAATAACCAAGGAGAGACCGGGGAGCTCCACAACTCCTTTGGCAAGACACAAACCAAATGGTAACCATCACCACATAAAACAACCTTAATTGAACATGGACTATTCCACTACTGATGTATTTCTATGACATTTTGGAATGAACCATTCTGGAATGGGGGGTAGAGGAGTTGTAGGTCCCCTGGCCCCTCCCTGGTGGAACCTACCGATAGCCGTACCTATACCCAGAGTCTTCCTGTGACCCTGCATTCattctgtaaacaacaaaataaacaagtcATTATCAATTCGTGAATTACCAATGTTGATACAATGTAAattaaataccttttttttcacttgtctgAGAAACATCACTTTTTTAGAAGTGACCTAAGATATCTATTTTGTTATAATCAGAAGTTGATAATGTGTGAAACTTTTGAGGCTTTGACTGTGATGTGAAATaccctttttctttctttttcttctttacgTTGCAGTTTTAGTATGATTGGTATTATTTCTAATTGTATGCGCCAAATATCATCAGATACTAGTAATATACAGGCTACTTttgaactttttgatttttcttaaaattgAGACATATACAGcagtttgggattgttttctcaccgcaaaagcgccacctacatcggctacatatagcggtgagaagcagaactccagttagaagctctgacgaaggtgtctgggagacatcgaaacgtaagctatgtaagtacccactggttgtgtacaaagaatttctcccttatcctatattctaccaacctgatgaaactattttcggaagtacAGCAGCCTATACTGCACTTGTTTAAACTATACCAGTATTTGTAATTCTTATCATGAGGAGTGgaaggttactgtaaatgcatttaagtttgcggaaaTTTACTGTCGCAGTAGCGGGTTCGCAGtggtttttaagttcgctgtagcaccatagactgtagtcaaaaacGATAATGGAAAAacatttgcggtggttttgagtttgcagtgaagcggccaccgcaaaaaccatgaacatttttgcatttacagtagcttttCAGTAAACAAATCTAGCTGATAGTATAAGTCAAATCTGACCTGTAACCTGGATCCTCTGCTGGGACGTTCGACCGGCGCATGTTGGGGAGTGTCCGGTAACCTGGAGCGGTCATCTCAGGTGGTCTGTGGTCAACCTGGCCTCGCCGACCACTGGATCTGTGGAGACACAGTCAAGTACAAAACTATCAACTTCATTGAAAtgcgccaaaaatagttactcaagcaactggatatggttttgaaacggtcagacgtttcggatagaatccactatccttcgtcagtgacactgaagagatctggaagaaacaggtcttttatactctaactatgaatgaagacaatttcagatgtccaataggaaaggttgtaagacattTCATTGAAATGATTATAGAAATATTACTTTTCTAAAGGTCTACCCTTGAGACAAAATGGTGCAGGGTTTTTGACCCATTGCTAGAGTCTCGTGTCTGTAACTAGTGTAAGGTTATAAGTTTAATACAGGGGTGAATCCTTTTAAAACACAATTTGTTAGGTCCCATTTCTTAATGTGTTGAACCTGTATCAACTTGCAATGTATGCTACCAATTCTTTCTTTGTTGCCCTGCAAAAACTTTTACATTTATCTTCTGTCCTTCATATTTAGATGTTGGAATTAAAGTTCGTCTGTGATGATAATTGACATGATAAACTTAGACTTTACAGGCTACTTTTTTAACACATGCACATTGAGTTAAGCATTTAACATCAAGCTTTCAATCACACGTGACATATGTAGGCTTCTGGTTATTTCAACTTTATAACTAATAATACTTTTTACAAAGGACTGATCGAAATGTGACTGTTAAATGCTTTACTAATTGTGTGTGGATATAGCATATGATATCTTTATATCTATGGAAATACTTAAGTGTTGATATGATTTACCATACTTGATGTGACTAATGGTATTACACTCACCTGTGCACTGTGGCGTAGTTCATCTGCTGTTGCCCAGCACCAACCATAGGGGGCGGcgctgggggagggggcggggctccACCTCCATGATTGACAGCTGCCATGTCCCCCTGCTGACCCATGGACTGTACCATTCCCTGCTGAGACCCTGGCGGGGGTGGAGGGGCCACTGGCGGAGGGGCGCTAATCGACCTCGCGTGTGACGATCTCTGGTACTGCGACGAGACCGACCCTGGCCGGTTGTTTACGGGCGACGGCGTGTACTCGTTGGGAACTATCGGGGTTCTAACTACCTGGGGCGTTCTGTAGTCGGACGACTTGTTGGTGGGTTGCATTGCGGGAGGGGTGGTGGGGGTGGCTACTCTAAGAGAGGCTCTGTGTGGCGTCTTGGACTGAGTGATTTTCACGCCGTGTCCGACATCGTCCAGAAGGGAATAGTCAATCAGTTTTCTCTCGTATTTGACGGGCCGGTCGAGCCGCGCCGGCGCCATGATCTTGTGTGTTCTTGTCGCTGTTTTGTTGGTCGTCAGCACGCCGATTTCTCTCCTCGCCACCTTTTC
Above is a genomic segment from Branchiostoma floridae strain S238N-H82 chromosome 16, Bfl_VNyyK, whole genome shotgun sequence containing:
- the LOC118403324 gene encoding LOW QUALITY PROTEIN: abl interactor 2-like (The sequence of the model RefSeq protein was modified relative to this genomic sequence to represent the inferred CDS: deleted 1 base in 1 codon); translation: MGRRTETKMAELNSLMDGEIPAGRQALQESQFNLQRVADYCENNYIQSQDKRTALEETKSYTTQSLASVAYQINSLATNMLQMMDIQANQLQKMESGINHISMTVDIHKEKVARREIGVLTTNKTATRTHKIMAPARLDRPVKYERKLIDYSLLDDVGHGVKITQSKTPHRASLRVATPTTPPAMQPTNKSSDYRTPQVVRTPIVPNEYTPSPVNNRPGSVSSQYQRSSHARSISAPPPVAPPPPPGSQQGMVQSMGQQGDMAAVNHGGGAPPPPPAPPPMVGAGQQQMNYATVHRSSGRRGQVDHRPPEMTAPGYRTLPNMRRSNVPAEDPGYRMNAGSQEDSGYRYGYRTSQGPGGEEPGYRRINATSQLPMANGGVGMRPPHMQQVSQASISPTPPPPPPPDMENDMFDYGHSHTPPPPPPLGRDNDDNWMPAQFLEKVVAVYDYEREREDELSFNEGQIIYVIKKNEDGWYEGVMNGAHGLFPGNYVEPLGT